From the Cucumis sativus cultivar 9930 chromosome 5, Cucumber_9930_V3, whole genome shotgun sequence genome, the window AGGTGGGGAAGCCCTATCCGTAAGCATTGCTGCAACAAATTCCACAAGTGCCTTGTCCCAGTTTTTGGTCCTCAATGGCTGCAAAATTACCATGAGATAGccttatcaaattaaaacgACAAAACGAAAAAGGTGAAAGCTTCATTCGATAACCATttgattctttgtttttgaaagTTGTGTTGGTTTTCTTAcaacttcttttaaataattttcatccaAATCACTGAAATTCATTgccaaatttagaaaacaaaaaaaagtttttaattttttttctttttaaaagtttacaaTGCTTGgcttagattttgaaaaatgaaaacatcgttaaaagtaataacaaaacaaagaaatcttgtgcttataagcttaattttaaaaagttcaatagTTATTGAATGGAACCAAAGAAAATCTACCCAAAATGCATACCTTTGTATAGCCATGTAAAACATGCTCATTTACTCGAGTAGCATCGTACCAAGCTTTCTTGACAGCAACAATACCAGCTTTATCTATAATCATCCGTACCTGGACACACCAGAATgtttataaaactaatatgCCCAGATGctaataaagaaaaggaattgaGCATGAAGAATCTTTAGCAAATAACGATAAGAAACACTTTACCAACGTTAGAATCAAGGTTGAACGAAGAAAAGCTGACAGAACTTTTATGTACAAGAAATCAACAGCTTCGAAAATTCTTTTCATCATCTGCATTATTGACTGCACAATGAACTTAGCTGCCGCTGACAGAATGTTGAACAGCTGAATTACTGGATTccctacaacatttgaatCAGAGACATTCTTCTCTTGGACCAGATTGTCCCGGGGCAATCTACCTCCTAAAGGAGCTACAATTGCTGGGGCAACAAGGATTAAAGCAGCAACACTTTGTGGATCTTGGAAATATGAATTTACTGCCACAAGCGAACCTGCTGAGTGCCTAGGATGATAACAATTTCCATTATTGGTTACAAAGATCTCAACATTCAGAAAGATATGCAAATCTTCCATAGTTTGTAATTCACGAATAGGTTTCAAAACTTCCTTCCAGCTTGGTTTCATCAAGAGTATTCTAACTGATATCCAAGATAATTTATATTAGCTCCTATGGTTAAGagtaataaatcttaaaaagttgaaagctTAAATAGGCAGGCATCGAGTTATATGATGGAATCCACTATCCAATAGGTGTCATTAGTACTATGCCAAAAATGGAGAATCGGTAGGATAGATCAATGAAATTCATGGGTTCCCACCAGATGCATCCCAAAGaagtaaagataaatatatcatatatgcATACCCAACTAATATTGCCTTTTCAGCTCCTAAGAAACCGATGAAATACAGAGTAGCGAGGACTGAAAACGCCATGCTGTATGGATTTAGAGGTTTTCTATCCTTCGTACCAGCAGAAGAATTCCACAAATAATCCACTCTTGATGTCAATCCAAAGGCTGGTCGATCAAATGCCAGAACTTTGGAACCAGTGATATCAGCTAAAGGCTTCATCACCAAATTCCATGAGAAAACAGAAGCTCCAAAGCCATGCAAGAGAATCATAGGAAGACCAATCTTCTTGGTTCGATGAGGAGTTGAAGTTATTGGCAGAGATGGTGGATCAGACGTCAACGTTGGAGTTCGAGTCTGAGATAAGGAGTCCCCTTGTAGTTCTGGATCATAAACTTTGTAATGTACTTCCAAATCATTAAACTTACAGAAGCAGCTATCAGGATCAGCCAAACTTATAGGCTCCAACAATTCTTCTTGATCTATACCAGCTattttcctcctctttttaGCTTTGGAGTCATACACTTGCTCTGTAGATCCAAAGAAATCATCCATAGAACATTAGCAAGACCCAAAATCCTACTCTATCTACCAGtcataaaagaacaaaaacatcGTTTCTTATACATATGACCTAGAAAACAAGttcgaaaacaaaaatgtgacAGTTTCTTTTGCAGATGTCATAAAAAACCTTTTAATGTTGTTTTGCTCAAACTCCCACTCTGGCTCTTACTTTGGTTCCTATGCCTCCCTACTTTTCCcctcactctctctctcattttcacATTTCCTATCGAAATTTTTGTAGGACGACCTTTCATAAGCGACCTTATGGTTGATGACCTGCCTCCACAAATATATGAAATCCAGCAACTAATGCactatgacattttttttctataacaTATAGGGATAAAAGTTGCAGTAGTGAACCCTGACCAAAgcagaaaattatatttctacTGCTGTGAGAGGCAggtcataaataataaagacaTCCGTGAATGGGTTATCCCTGCAAAATTCTTCTCCAAACAAGATGGAGCCGTTCTGGTATCGAAAAGGTAGGGATTCCACCACTCATTTCAGATTGGAAGGTGCCGTCAGTGGGAGGGTCGCCGGAGACCAGGAGAAAGTAGCTATTGCCGGAGGGAGGGGAGAGGGGAGAGAAACGACAGACGGGAAAGAAATGCTAATAATGATAGAAATTCTTTGATAACgattaacaaattttgttctGAAAACGAGGCAACTGTCCAATTATTCAAGTTAAGTCTGTGAAATTCCCCAGAAAAGATCGTAAAAGTTTGGTTTCTTCAgcaataaaccctaaaccccaaAATTCTCCAGAATTCTGCAAACATGGTGATTCACGAACAATACAGAGAGTAAGAAAACTGAATTAACGAGTGTACTTGTAGAATGCGTATTTACAAATATCGAATGCAAGAAGGAAGGAAGCAGGCAAGTAAATTACCAGAATACTCAGCACCGGAACCACCGACGAAggaggatgaagaagaagaagcagcaGCAGTGGAAACAGAAAGAGAAACACGAGAGATTGAGGAGCTTCGTTGCGCAAAACCATAGTTACTCTGAATCCTTGAACCGCCATTGCTGCCTGCACTTGAATCAAAGAAGAACAGAGCaggagaaagagaaggagaaagcACGTGCCCAAACATCCAGCGTAAATGGCTCGACCCGATCCAGCCAAAATACTTGAAATACGTGCCGTATAAATTTTTATCGCCTAATGGCGCGTTATATCTCTCTCAAAACGACAAGCACCGAATCGTTATCAAACACATAGGAATTAGCTTAGGGCTTGAAGCGAAATTTTGAGCTAAGTAAAAATGGAAGCGCTGGTTTGCAGGAAGCTCGGAGATCCAACAACATCGTCGCCAAGCGATGAGAATTCACCAGTAGTATTGAGTAAAAACCATCCGATTCCGCCGTTGAATTCTCCAACGTCGGTCAGAGTTCAGATTAAAGCTACAAGTTTAAATTACGCCAATTACCTTCAGATTCTTGGAAAATACCAAGAGAAACCTCCTCTTCCATTCATCCCTGGTTCTGATTACTCTGGAATTGTCGTTGCTGTTGGCTCTAAGGTTTCCAAATTCAGAGTCGGAGATCGGGTTTGTTCCTTTGCTGGCGACGGTTCTTTTGCTCAATTCATCGTTGACGATGAGTCGCGACTGTATGTTTCTTTCCGCCATTGGTTTCCTAATATTTCGTTCATTACGACAACCACGAATTTACGCTGAAGCATCTCTCTTTTCTGTTTTGActtattttctcaaacaaactGAAGATTCCGAGTACCTGATGGATGCGATCTGGTGGCCGCCGGCGCACTTCCGGTTGCGTTCGGGACCTCGCATGTTGCTCTTGTACATAGGGCCAATTTGGCTCCTGGACAGGTACTCTTCTCTCTGGTTGAGATGATTTGTTGATATCTTACATGGATACATTCATCTCTATAACAATGGaatcaaatttgtatttgtgtattggatttaTTACAGCAAtcttaactaaaacaaaagaatcaaataagaaattgaagaaagcaACCTACTTGTAACGGAGTCTTCAAATTCTTGGTAGGAAGACAAAATTCCATGTAGTGAACAAATTTCTTTGCACCATTTTTCTGCTTCTAAAGCAAACACTGTAATGATTATGGTAT encodes:
- the LOC101215521 gene encoding uncharacterized protein LOC101215521 — protein: MFGHVLSPSLSPALFFFDSSAGSNGGSRIQSNYGFAQRSSSISRVSLSVSTAAASSSSSSFVGGSGAEYSEQVYDSKAKKRRKIAGIDQEELLEPISLADPDSCFCKFNDLEVHYKVYDPELQGDSLSQTRTPTLTSDPPSLPITSTPHRTKKIGLPMILLHGFGASVFSWNLVMKPLADITGSKVLAFDRPAFGLTSRVDYLWNSSAGTKDRKPLNPYSMAFSVLATLYFIGFLGAEKAILVGHSAGSLVAVNSYFQDPQSVAALILVAPAIVAPLGGRLPRDNLVQEKNVSDSNVVGNPVIQLFNILSAAAKFIVQSIMQMMKRIFEAVDFLYIKVLSAFLRSTLILTLVRMIIDKAGIVAVKKAWYDATRVNEHVLHGYTKPLRTKNWDKALVEFVAAMLTDRASPPLSKRLHEISCPVLIITGDSDNLVPSWNAVKLSEAIPGSHLEVIKHCGHLPHEEKVDEFVSIVQKFLYRTFVDSHQQ